The following coding sequences are from one Roseburia hominis A2-183 window:
- the ispH gene encoding 4-hydroxy-3-methylbut-2-enyl diphosphate reductase has protein sequence MNVILAKSAGFCFGVKRAVDTVYERILEKEPLYTFGPIIHNEEVVRDLEEKGVVVVNDVDELAGKPQGTVIIRAHGVERGVCEKIQTLGFSIVDATCPFVLKIHRLVERYSGEDCHIVIVGNASHPEVKGIKSWSNAEDTRVIGTREEAEKYDASHGKKVCIVSQTTFNYNKFQELVEIIKEKGYDIIVLNTICNATEERQTEARAIAEQVDAMIVIGGRNSSNTQKLFEICKNECKNTYYIQTVKDLDLAEVRSVDNVGITAGASTPNNIIEEVQKNVRNEL, from the coding sequence ATGAATGTAATCTTGGCAAAGAGCGCGGGCTTCTGCTTCGGGGTAAAACGTGCCGTGGATACGGTATATGAACGGATTTTGGAAAAAGAACCGCTCTACACGTTCGGACCGATCATCCACAATGAAGAAGTGGTGCGTGATCTGGAGGAAAAGGGCGTCGTCGTGGTAAACGATGTGGACGAACTTGCGGGGAAGCCGCAGGGGACGGTAATCATCCGGGCACACGGCGTGGAGAGAGGTGTCTGCGAGAAAATACAGACGCTCGGCTTTTCCATCGTGGACGCGACCTGCCCGTTTGTGTTAAAGATTCACCGGCTGGTGGAGCGCTACAGTGGGGAGGACTGTCACATTGTGATCGTCGGGAATGCCAGCCACCCGGAGGTGAAAGGCATCAAAAGCTGGTCGAATGCAGAGGATACGCGCGTGATCGGAACCCGCGAAGAGGCCGAAAAATACGATGCTTCCCATGGGAAAAAGGTATGTATTGTATCACAAACGACATTTAATTACAATAAATTTCAAGAATTAGTTGAAATTATAAAAGAAAAAGGTTATGATATAATTGTTTTAAATACAATCTGCAATGCTACGGAGGAACGTCAGACGGAAGCCCGGGCAATCGCGGAGCAGGTGGATGCCATGATTGTGATCGGTGGCAGGAACAGTTCCAACACGCAGAAGCTATTTGAAATATGTAAAAACGAATGCAAAAATACTTACTATATACAAACTGTAAAGGATCTTGACCTTGCCGAAGTCAGGTCTGTCGATAACGTAGGTATTACCGCAGGGGCTTCTACCCCAAACAATATTATTGAGGAGGTTCAAAAGAATGTCAGAAATGAGCTTTGA
- the cmk gene encoding (d)CMP kinase: MSMNIAIDGPAGAGKSTIAKKLAKKLAFVYVDTGAMYRAMAYYFLQNGIAPDDEQAIAAACPKVDVTIVYENGEQQVLLNGENVNGVIRTEEVGNMASATSVYPVVRTKLVELQRQLATKTDVIMDGRDIGTCVLPDAQVKIYLTASVATRAKRRYDELTAKGTQCNLEEIEKDIEDRDYRDMHRETSPLKQAKDAVLVDSSEMNIDEVVDAIYQIYARV, translated from the coding sequence ATGAGTATGAATATTGCGATTGACGGACCGGCAGGCGCCGGGAAGAGCACAATTGCGAAAAAACTGGCGAAAAAGCTGGCGTTTGTCTATGTGGATACGGGAGCAATGTACCGTGCGATGGCATACTATTTTTTACAGAACGGCATTGCACCAGATGATGAGCAGGCGATTGCGGCAGCCTGCCCGAAGGTTGACGTGACGATTGTGTATGAGAACGGCGAACAGCAGGTGCTCTTAAACGGAGAGAATGTAAACGGCGTCATTCGGACGGAGGAAGTCGGCAATATGGCATCAGCGACCAGTGTCTATCCGGTTGTGCGCACAAAGCTTGTGGAACTGCAGCGGCAGCTTGCGACAAAGACGGACGTCATCATGGACGGAAGGGATATCGGCACCTGTGTGCTTCCGGATGCGCAGGTAAAAATATATCTCACGGCAAGCGTTGCAACGCGCGCAAAGCGCAGATATGATGAACTGACCGCCAAGGGAACCCAGTGCAATCTGGAAGAGATCGAGAAAGATATTGAAGACCGCGATTACCGCGATATGCACCGGGAGACGTCGCCGTTAAAGCAGGCCAAGGATGCGGTGTTAGTGGACAGCTCCGAGATGAACATCGACGAAGTGGTGGACGCAATCTATCAGATTTATGCGAGGGTATAG
- a CDS encoding superoxide dismutase family protein, giving the protein MRDITPATNFIHTLMQSPPDASAWIAGGNNFPSISGLARFYATEYEGTLVEVEVFGLPNVAAPGSSNFYGMHIHENGVCVSPFTSAGAHYSRTPAKHPNHSGDMPPLLGNQGYAWMAFYDKRFTIPEIIGKSLIIHRMPDNFTTQPAGDSGERIACGVIK; this is encoded by the coding sequence ATGCGCGATATCACACCAGCAACCAATTTTATTCATACACTGATGCAGTCTCCGCCGGATGCATCCGCCTGGATTGCCGGCGGCAACAATTTTCCTTCCATCTCCGGGCTTGCCCGGTTCTATGCCACAGAATACGAAGGAACTCTCGTGGAGGTTGAAGTCTTCGGTCTTCCGAACGTCGCGGCTCCCGGCTCCAGTAATTTTTACGGCATGCACATCCACGAAAACGGCGTATGCGTCTCCCCGTTTACCAGTGCCGGTGCCCATTACAGCCGTACGCCGGCCAAACACCCGAATCACAGCGGCGACATGCCTCCGCTTCTGGGCAACCAGGGTTATGCCTGGATGGCATTTTATGACAAGCGTTTTACGATTCCGGAAATTATCGGAAAATCCCTCATCATTCACCGGATGCCGGATAACTTTACAACGCAGCCCGCGGGCGACTCCGGCGAACGGATTGCCTGCGGTGTGATAAAATAG
- a CDS encoding MurR/RpiR family transcriptional regulator, whose protein sequence is MSNTNDLSNRINDAYSKLSKGQKRLATYITDNYDKAVFLTAAKLGEVVGVSESTVVRFATHLGYKGYPEFQSALEELVRNKLNSIQRMEVTYGRISQSKILETVLKSDADKIHSTLEKIDQNAFELAVDTILHAKHIYIIGIRSCAPLASFMAFYFTLMFPNVHLIQTSSSSEIFEQMVRIGKEDVIIGISFPRYSMRTLKAMEFANNRSAKVITLTDSVHSPMNLYSSCNLIADSDMASIVDSLVAPLSVINALIVALCMKKQNEVAKTLEMLEDIWDEYQVYENDEINYIDDSIKMRYGKVGDAELYE, encoded by the coding sequence ATGAGCAATACAAATGACCTGAGTAACCGCATCAATGATGCTTACAGTAAGCTGAGCAAGGGACAGAAACGGCTGGCAACCTACATTACGGACAATTATGACAAGGCGGTATTTCTGACCGCCGCAAAGCTGGGTGAGGTTGTGGGCGTGAGCGAGTCCACGGTGGTACGCTTTGCGACACATCTGGGATATAAGGGCTATCCGGAATTCCAGAGTGCGCTGGAGGAACTGGTGCGCAATAAGCTGAACTCCATTCAGCGCATGGAGGTTACTTACGGCAGGATCAGCCAGTCGAAGATTCTGGAGACGGTGCTGAAATCCGACGCGGACAAGATCCATTCCACACTGGAAAAGATTGATCAGAATGCATTTGAACTCGCGGTTGACACGATCCTGCACGCCAAACATATCTATATCATCGGAATCCGGAGCTGTGCGCCGCTTGCCAGCTTCATGGCTTTTTATTTTACCCTAATGTTTCCGAACGTTCATCTGATTCAGACAAGCAGTTCGAGCGAGATTTTTGAACAGATGGTGCGCATCGGCAAGGAGGATGTGATCATCGGAATCAGTTTTCCGCGTTATTCCATGCGTACTTTAAAGGCGATGGAATTTGCGAATAACCGGAGCGCAAAGGTAATCACACTCACCGACAGCGTACATTCCCCGATGAACCTCTATTCTTCCTGCAATCTGATTGCGGACAGCGATATGGCTTCCATTGTGGATTCCCTGGTTGCCCCGCTGTCGGTGATCAATGCGCTGATTGTGGCGCTCTGCATGAAAAAGCAGAACGAGGTGGCGAAAACGCTTGAGATGTTAGAGGATATCTGGGACGAATACCAGGTTTACGAGAACGATGAGATCAATTATATCGATGATTCCATCAAGATGCGGTATGGAAAAGTAGGAGATGCGGAACTGTATGAGTAA
- a CDS encoding CheR family methyltransferase — translation MLETDNYEKFKKDILALAKIDLNSYKEKQMRRRINTLITKNHIATYDEYVALIKKDKEKFEQFINFLTINVSEFYRNPDQWKILENEVFPKLIQKFGKNLKIWSAACSTGDEPYSLVMALSRHLPLANIKVIATDIDKQVIDTARMGLYNEKSIASVPDDLKKKYFTKVGNSYQISDEIKKRVEFKEHDLLKDPYPGGCNLIVCRNVVIYFTEEAKDEIYAKFYKALATGGVLFIGSTEQIMNYREIGFERDKSFFFEKA, via the coding sequence ATGCTGGAAACGGACAATTATGAAAAGTTTAAAAAGGATATTTTAGCGCTTGCAAAGATTGATCTGAATTCTTATAAGGAAAAGCAGATGCGGCGCAGAATCAACACGCTGATTACGAAGAATCATATTGCGACATATGATGAGTATGTGGCGCTGATCAAGAAGGACAAAGAGAAGTTTGAACAGTTTATCAATTTCCTGACCATCAATGTGTCGGAGTTTTACCGCAATCCGGATCAGTGGAAGATTCTGGAGAATGAGGTGTTCCCGAAGCTGATTCAGAAGTTTGGCAAGAATCTGAAAATCTGGAGTGCTGCCTGCTCGACCGGAGATGAGCCGTATTCGCTGGTAATGGCATTGTCCAGACACCTGCCGCTTGCAAACATCAAGGTGATTGCGACCGACATTGACAAGCAGGTGATCGATACGGCGCGGATGGGACTCTACAATGAGAAGAGTATCGCGAGTGTGCCGGATGATTTGAAGAAGAAGTATTTTACCAAGGTCGGCAATTCGTATCAGATCTCGGATGAGATCAAGAAACGTGTGGAATTCAAGGAGCATGATCTTTTAAAAGATCCGTATCCAGGCGGATGCAATCTGATTGTGTGCCGGAACGTTGTGATCTATTTTACCGAGGAGGCAAAGGACGAGATTTATGCGAAGTTTTATAAGGCGCTTGCAACAGGCGGCGTGCTTTTCATCGGAAGCACGGAGCAGATCATGAATTACCGGGAGATCGGATTTGAGAGAGACAAGTCCTTTTTCTTTGAGAAGGCGTAA
- a CDS encoding BaiN/RdsA family NAD(P)/FAD-dependent oxidoreductase has translation MSKVIVVGGGPAGMFAAIAAAERGHEVVLLEKNEKLGKKLYITGKGRCNITNAGDMDTLFANVMTNPKFLYSAFYDYDNQRVIDFFEENGLATKVERGNRVFPVSDHSSDVIATLQRVLKRTGVMVQLHAEVRQILTGEGAVRGVKLADGSVLEAERVILATGGFSYQTTGSTGDGYRFARELGHTVTQITPSLVPFYVKETCAARMQGLALKNVQVRIRDGKKLLYDEFGEMLFTHFGVSGPLILSASAAIKPGRVEKELAMEIDLKPALTEEQLDARLLREFEEAKNKQFKNAVVHLFPAKMIPVMLEAGAIDPEKKVNEITREERMGFVHLIKAFPLTLCGVRDFNEAIITRGGVSVKEVNPSTMESKLVPGLYFCGELLDLDAMTGGFNLQIAWSTGHLAGESIE, from the coding sequence ATGAGTAAGGTGATCGTAGTCGGCGGCGGGCCGGCGGGAATGTTTGCTGCCATTGCGGCGGCGGAGCGGGGACATGAGGTCGTTTTGCTCGAGAAAAATGAAAAGCTTGGGAAAAAGCTCTACATCACCGGCAAAGGGCGGTGCAACATCACGAATGCGGGGGATATGGACACCCTGTTTGCCAATGTGATGACGAACCCAAAGTTTTTGTACAGCGCTTTTTACGATTATGACAATCAGAGAGTGATTGATTTTTTTGAGGAGAATGGTCTGGCGACGAAGGTAGAGCGCGGCAACCGTGTATTCCCGGTATCGGATCATTCTTCGGATGTGATCGCCACGCTACAGCGGGTACTAAAGCGCACGGGTGTTATGGTGCAGCTTCATGCGGAAGTGCGGCAGATCCTCACCGGGGAAGGCGCGGTGCGCGGCGTGAAGCTTGCCGACGGAAGCGTTCTTGAAGCAGAGCGCGTGATTCTTGCAACCGGAGGATTTTCTTATCAGACGACCGGTTCGACCGGAGACGGCTACCGTTTTGCGAGGGAACTCGGACATACGGTGACACAGATTACGCCGTCACTGGTTCCGTTCTACGTGAAGGAGACCTGCGCGGCGAGGATGCAGGGGCTGGCGCTGAAAAATGTGCAGGTGCGCATCCGGGACGGAAAAAAGCTGTTGTATGACGAATTCGGCGAGATGCTCTTTACCCATTTCGGGGTAAGCGGACCGCTGATTTTAAGCGCCAGTGCGGCAATCAAGCCGGGCCGCGTGGAGAAGGAACTGGCGATGGAGATCGACTTAAAGCCGGCACTCACGGAGGAACAGCTGGATGCGAGACTTCTGCGTGAATTCGAGGAGGCAAAGAATAAGCAGTTTAAAAACGCCGTCGTGCATCTGTTCCCGGCGAAGATGATTCCGGTGATGTTAGAAGCCGGAGCGATTGATCCGGAGAAGAAGGTCAACGAGATCACGAGAGAGGAGCGGATGGGATTTGTGCATCTGATCAAGGCGTTTCCGCTGACGCTCTGCGGTGTCAGAGATTTCAATGAAGCGATCATCACACGCGGGGGTGTCAGCGTAAAGGAAGTGAACCCTTCCACGATGGAATCAAAGCTTGTGCCGGGATTGTATTTCTGCGGGGAACTATTGGATCTGGATGCGATGACCGGCGGATTTAATCTGCAGATTGCCTGGTCGACCGGGCATCTGGCGGGTGAGAGTATCGAATAG
- the rpsA gene encoding 30S ribosomal protein S1 yields the protein MSEMSFEQMLEESFKTIRNGEVVEGTVIDVKPDEIVLNIGYKADGIITRNEYTNEANVDLTTLVSVGDTMEAKVLKVNDGEGQVLLTYKRLAAEKGSKRLEEAFENKEVLTAKVAQVLDGGLCVNVDETRVFIPASLVSDTYEKDLSKYKDQEIEFVISEFNPKRRRIIGDRKQLLVAKKLEQQKELFARIKIGDVLEGTVKNVTDFGAFIDLGGADGLLHISEMSWGRVESPKKVFKVGDQVRVFIKDINENKIALSMKFPAENPWNGAAEKFAIGNVVKGKVARMTDFGAFVELAPGVDALLHVSQISKEHVEKPSDVLKVGQEIEAKIVDFNEEEKKISLSMKALLAPEEDADADVADVDIDAVAKEEE from the coding sequence ATGTCAGAAATGAGCTTTGAACAAATGCTGGAAGAATCATTTAAAACAATAAGAAATGGAGAGGTAGTTGAGGGTACCGTTATCGATGTGAAACCTGATGAGATCGTTCTGAATATCGGCTACAAGGCAGACGGAATCATTACTCGTAATGAATACACAAACGAAGCAAACGTAGACCTTACCACATTGGTATCCGTCGGCGACACCATGGAAGCAAAGGTTTTAAAGGTAAATGACGGTGAGGGTCAGGTATTACTGACATACAAGCGTCTGGCTGCCGAGAAGGGAAGCAAGAGATTAGAGGAAGCATTTGAGAACAAGGAAGTGCTGACCGCTAAGGTTGCACAGGTACTGGATGGAGGATTATGCGTAAACGTAGATGAGACAAGAGTATTTATTCCGGCAAGTCTTGTATCAGATACCTACGAGAAGGATCTTTCCAAATACAAGGATCAGGAGATCGAGTTCGTTATCAGCGAGTTCAATCCGAAGAGAAGAAGAATCATCGGCGACAGAAAGCAGCTTCTGGTTGCTAAGAAGTTAGAGCAGCAGAAAGAACTGTTCGCAAGAATCAAGATCGGTGATGTATTAGAGGGAACAGTTAAGAATGTAACAGATTTCGGTGCGTTTATTGATCTTGGCGGAGCAGACGGTCTGCTTCATATTTCCGAGATGTCCTGGGGCAGAGTAGAGAGCCCAAAGAAGGTATTCAAGGTAGGCGATCAGGTTCGCGTATTCATCAAAGATATCAATGAGAATAAGATTGCACTCAGCATGAAGTTCCCGGCAGAGAATCCGTGGAACGGCGCAGCAGAGAAGTTCGCAATCGGCAACGTTGTAAAGGGCAAAGTTGCAAGAATGACAGACTTCGGCGCATTTGTTGAGCTTGCACCGGGTGTGGATGCACTCCTTCATGTATCCCAGATTTCCAAGGAGCATGTAGAGAAGCCGTCCGACGTATTAAAAGTTGGACAGGAGATCGAGGCAAAGATCGTTGATTTCAACGAGGAAGAGAAGAAGATCAGTTTATCTATGAAGGCACTGCTCGCACCGGAAGAAGATGCGGATGCAGATGTTGCAGATGTAGATATTGATGCGGTTGCAAAGGAAGAGGAGTAA
- a CDS encoding ribonuclease H-like domain-containing protein, translated as MITWHEELTFDFSDPVSNEVFTENCIFFDIETTGFSPARTDLYLIGCATRRDSLLCIDQFFSENAADQKNVLSAFLELLSGYDTILTFNGIGFDIPYLKAKCKALHLSDPFDAHSYIDLYKEVSRFKFLFALTSYKQKSIELFLGIDRIDAYSGGELIEVYKEYVRHPAKDSLALLKQHNYEDVLYMPKLLPVLSYPKLWEQAFSLQSLQASEYRSMDGASGNKELFFTLALQYPVPKPVSFSYDDCYLSMSGSTARLRVRLFEGELRFFYDGSPKDYYYLPAEDIAVHKSIASAVDKEHRVQANASNCYGKKYAIFLPQYDAMFSPVFREQPRGRKCYFELSADFAADPAMQMDYVLHLLETMRSHRK; from the coding sequence CGCGCACGGATCTCTACCTGATCGGCTGCGCCACAAGGCGCGACAGTCTTTTGTGCATCGACCAGTTCTTTTCCGAGAACGCCGCCGATCAGAAAAATGTCCTTTCCGCCTTTCTGGAGCTCTTGTCCGGCTATGATACCATTCTGACGTTCAACGGTATCGGCTTCGACATTCCATACCTGAAGGCGAAATGCAAGGCGCTGCACCTTTCCGATCCGTTTGATGCGCACAGTTATATCGATCTTTATAAGGAAGTCTCACGTTTCAAATTTCTGTTTGCCCTGACCAGCTACAAGCAGAAATCCATCGAACTGTTTCTCGGGATTGACCGCATCGACGCCTACTCCGGCGGCGAGCTGATCGAAGTCTACAAAGAGTACGTGCGGCATCCCGCAAAGGATTCCCTTGCACTGCTGAAACAGCACAACTATGAGGACGTTCTCTATATGCCGAAGCTTCTGCCCGTCCTCTCCTACCCAAAACTCTGGGAACAGGCATTTTCTCTGCAGTCACTCCAGGCGTCCGAGTACCGGTCGATGGACGGTGCCTCCGGCAACAAGGAGCTGTTTTTTACACTGGCGCTGCAGTACCCCGTTCCCAAACCGGTCTCCTTCTCCTACGATGACTGTTATCTCTCCATGAGCGGAAGTACCGCCCGGCTGCGTGTACGTCTCTTCGAGGGAGAACTGCGCTTCTTTTATGACGGCAGTCCCAAAGATTACTACTATCTCCCTGCGGAGGATATCGCAGTTCACAAGAGTATTGCATCCGCCGTCGACAAAGAACACCGCGTGCAGGCGAACGCTTCCAACTGCTACGGCAAAAAATATGCCATCTTTCTTCCGCAGTATGACGCCATGTTTTCCCCGGTGTTCCGTGAACAGCCGCGCGGCAGGAAATGCTATTTTGAATTATCCGCGGACTTTGCCGCCGATCCCGCTATGCAGATGGACTATGTTCTGCATCTGTTAGAAACCATGCGTTCCCACCGCAAATAA